The nucleotide window CGACCTTCGCGATCTGTTCCTCATCGACGATCTCCTGAATCATGTGTTTTTCTTTCTTGCTCTGCGCCGCTTCGCGGATTTTGCGTTCCAGCGTTGGAATCGTATCATACTGCAGCTTGGCCGCTTCCTCATAACGGGCTTCATTCTGCGCCTGGGTGAAATCCAACCGAGCTTTCTCCAACTGTTCCTTATACCCCTTGGCCTCATCCAGCTTCTGCTTTTCCTGCTGCCACTGGTTGTATTTGATTTCTTTCTCTTCTTTCAAATCAGCCAGTTCTTTGCGCAGCTCTTCCAGCCGCTGCAGCGTCTTGGCATCGGTTTCCTTCTTCAGCGCAGTTTCTTCAATTTCCAGCTGCATGATTCGCCGCATCAGCTCATCCAGCTCGGTCGGCATTGAATCCATCTCAACCCGCAAAGAAGCACAGGCTTCATCGACCAGATCGATTGCCTTATCCGGCAGAAACCGGTCGGTGATATAACGGTTGGACAGCGTGGCGGCAGCGATGATCGCTTCATCTAAAATCTGTACGCCATGATAGCTTTCAAAGCGATCCTTTAACCCCCGGAGAATGGAAATTGTATCTTCCACGGATGGTTCATCAACCTGAACTTTCTGGAATCGACGCTCCAGTGCCGCATCCTTTTCAATGTACTTGCGGTATTCATCAAACGTCGTAGCGCCGATACATTTTAACTCACCCCGCGCCAGCATTGGCTTCAGCAGGTTGGCGGCATCCATGGAGCCTTCCGTCTTGCCCGCTCCGACCAGATTATGAATCTCGTCAATGAACAGGATAATATTGCCCTCAGCCTGCTTAACCTCATTGAGCACCGCTTTGAGCCGTTCCTCAAATTCACCGCGGTATTTCGCTCCGGCGATCAAAGCACCCATATCCAATTCAATCAACTTCTTTTCCTTTAAGCCAAACGGGACGTCGCCGTTCATGATCCGCCAGGCGATGCCCTCGACAATCGCGGTTTTGCCGACACCCGGCTCACCGATCAGCACTGGATTGTTTTTCGTTTTTCGCGATAAGATCTGGATGACCCGCCGGATTTCTTCATCCCGGCCGATAACCGGATCAATCTTTCCGCTCTTTACATCTTCAACTAAATCATGGCCATATTTCTGCAGGGCATCAAGTTGATTTTCTGCGTTTTGTTCTGTCATCTTCATTCCACCTCGTCTTTCTTCTTCCGCTTTTTCAAGCGCTTTTCGCGTAATGCCTGTCGCTTCCAGAATCGCCTTGGCAACGGCGCTGCCGCCGAACAACAAGCCAATCAGAAACGCCACTGAGCTCATATACGTTTCTTCATGAGCCTGACTCCACTTCAGCGCTTCCTGATAGGCCTGCTGCACCTCGCGTGAGAGATTCGGCTGGGCTGCAGAAGTGCTGGAAGGCAGCCGCTTCATATAACTGTCGATGATCTGCAGCGTCCGCTGTTTATCCTGATTCAGCCGCTGCCATAATCCGTCGATTCCATCATCTTCAAAAATGGCTTTCAGGCAATGCTCAACATTCAGTTCGCTTTGTCCCTGGGCCTGCGCCAGCTGGATCGCTTCCATCAGGATCCGCTGCAGGCGTTCTGTCATCTGATCAATATTCATAGGATGTCCCTCCTTGTCATCGTTAGTATATCACTTTTAGCACTCCAGTCAATAGAGTGCTAAACAAAATTTTTAAGAAAAGGGTTCGTCTGTATCAAACCCTTTAGGACGTTTATTTAAAAGCCTTTTTGAATTTATCGAAGACCGATTCCTTGCCGCCTTTGGCCTGCAGTTTGCGCAGCTTTTCATACATGTCTTTTTCTTCGCCGCTGAGCTTCTTCGGAATCTCAATCTTGACTTCCACTAACTGATCGCCCTGACCGGAACCGCGCAGATCTTTGACGCCTTTGCCTTTCAGCCTGAACTGCTGGCCGTTCTGCGTTCCGGAAGGAATCGTCAGCTCCACATCGCCGTAAACCGTCGGCACATCGACCGAGCAGCCTAATGTCGCATCGACAGAGGAAATTGGAATCGTAATAAAGATGTTGCGGCCATCGCGCACGAAGTAATCATGCTTCATGACCATAATCTCGATATACAGATCGCCGTTCGGTCCTCCGTTGGCGCCGCGTTCCCCCTTACCGGAGACGCGCAGCTGCTGTCCAGACTGGATCCCGGCCGGGATCTTGACATCCACGCTTACGCGCTTATGCTCGTATCCCTTGCCGCCGCACTTAGAACATTTCTTGCGGATTTTCTTGCCGGTGCCGCCGCACTCCGGGC belongs to Holdemania massiliensis and includes:
- a CDS encoding ATP-dependent Clp protease ATP-binding subunit; the protein is MNIDQMTERLQRILMEAIQLAQAQGQSELNVEHCLKAIFEDDGIDGLWQRLNQDKQRTLQIIDSYMKRLPSSTSAAQPNLSREVQQAYQEALKWSQAHEETYMSSVAFLIGLLFGGSAVAKAILEATGITRKALEKAEEERRGGMKMTEQNAENQLDALQKYGHDLVEDVKSGKIDPVIGRDEEIRRVIQILSRKTKNNPVLIGEPGVGKTAIVEGIAWRIMNGDVPFGLKEKKLIELDMGALIAGAKYRGEFEERLKAVLNEVKQAEGNIILFIDEIHNLVGAGKTEGSMDAANLLKPMLARGELKCIGATTFDEYRKYIEKDAALERRFQKVQVDEPSVEDTISILRGLKDRFESYHGVQILDEAIIAAATLSNRYITDRFLPDKAIDLVDEACASLRVEMDSMPTELDELMRRIMQLEIEETALKKETDAKTLQRLEELRKELADLKEEKEIKYNQWQQEKQKLDEAKGYKEQLEKARLDFTQAQNEARYEEAAKLQYDTIPTLERKIREAAQSKKEKHMIQEIVDEEQIAKVVSRWTHIEVSKLIETERQKLLHLQDALAQRVIGQDEALELVTEAILRSKAQIQDENRPIGSFLFLGPTGVGKTEVAKALAEQLFDDESKIIRIDMSEYMEKHSVSRLIGAPPGYVGYDEGGQLTEAVRRKPYSIVLLDEVEKAHPDVFNILLQILDDGRITDNKGVTVDFKNTLIIMTSNLGSQYAFDNDKAERNRHYMDEVHKYFKPEFVNRIDEIIVFNVLNNEVLVKIADKFLNELAGRLTKKDIVLEVSDAAKAKIVELGVDPVFGARPMKRHIQRTIETLIAKKMIERGNEGNCTMKVDVEEGQYVLHVIENPEVI